The DNA segment CATGCTATTTAGACCAACCAAATTAACTAATGTGACTGTAGGTTATAATCATGACGGTTTAACAACCTATTTAGCTGGCTGGAGAAATAATTCTAGCCATAATAGCGATGATGCTACATCAACAATGAACGAATATAACTTTGTTTATAGTGCTTTCTATACAGCCAATATCACCAAAAAGCTTGCTTATAGTGTTAATGGTGGCTATATGAACAATATTATTGGTTCGGGTGCTGGCGCTGATGGTATTAAGAGTCTTGATGGCGGACAAAGCACTGACAGAAATCCAGTTCTAAACTTTGAAGGCTCATTAACTTATGATGACTATGGTTTATATGCTGGTATTGCAAGTACCTTATTTAAGCGTGACTACTCTGATCATGAAAGAGCTGGCACTTGGTATGTTCAAGGTGTTTACTCGCCTGATCTTTACGGCATACCAACAACGTTTGCCTTAAGTTATAATGGAGCTTATCATACGCAAAACTTTACAGGCATTGTCAATGGCGATGCCATTAACGAAATTGAAATCACCGGGCCTAAACAAGAAGTCATTGCCTATGTCCAATCAGAAGTATTAACCAATGTTTATCTAACGCTTGAATACGCTTGGTTACAAACTTATAATAATGGCAAAGGTAATACCATTACAGGTGATGCAACGATTTATTTCTAAATAAATCTTACATCACTTAGTCCTACTATTTTTATATCTTCCTATACTTATATACCCATTATTGATTTTAATGATTGATTAATTACAGTCTTATCCCTACGCATCAAGCAATATTTACTGATATAATTATTGCTATACGAATAACACATATTATTAAAACCATTCGGAATCATATTATATGAGGCAAATAAGTATTAAACGATTGTATATTCTTTTCTATCTATCCATTAGCTGGTTATTATTTAGTAATACAAGCTATGCCAATATCCAAAAACCAATTAGTGTTAATATCGCTAAGGCAACTATGATCACCGTACCAGAAGAGATTAATGCCGTTGGTCATATTCAAGCAATCCAACAAGTAAATTTAAGCTTTGGTAATGATGGCAAGCTTACTGAAAAGTATTTTAATAATGGTGATCGCGTATTAAAAGGTGAAGTCATTGCTAAGTTAGATACCACTCAAGATGAAGCAGATTTACAATCATTACAAGCAAAATTAAATATTGCTCAACAAACCTATCAACGAATGCAAATTTTAGCAAAGTCAGGTGCCGTATCAAAAGAAACACTTGATCAAAAAAAAGCCATCCTAGTTGAAGCACAAACAGAACTTGATAAACAAAAAAATGAACTACAAGATGATATTCTAGTTGCACCATTTTCCGGTGTTTTAAGTAGCTTCCAATATGATGTTGGTGCCTATATCACATCGGGTACAACGCTTGTACAATTAACACAACAAGCACCTGTTAAAGTTGACTTTTCAATTCCGGCAGATCTAAAACCTAAAATTGCACTTGGTGATCAAGTATTAGTTAGCTCTTCAATCTATCCTAAAAAAAGATTTCATGGTGTTGTAAGCTACCTATCGCCTACCATTAATAGTGCAACTGGCACTATCGCACTAGAGGCAAATATTGCGAATAAAAATTATCTATTAACCCCTGGCATGTTTGTCGATGTCTCTCAATTAATCAATTCAGATAGAAAAATATTAACCGTACCAGATACAGCCGTTCAAGCTGATCAAAATGGCCAATTTGTATTTGTTGTTAATAAAAATAATACGGTTAAAAAAGTCTATATTAAACAAGGCATAGTGAGAAATGGCTGGTCACAGATTTTAAGTGGTATTCAAAGTGGTACAAATGTTGTTAGCATCGGTGCATTTAAGTTAATAGATGGCGATCATATTACCGTCTCTAAAATATCACCACCACCTACAAGCAAACATTCACTACTGCCTCATATTGAGCATAATGCTACTGATGCTACAATAATACCCAATCAAAAACATGATGCTAATGAAGAGCAACCAACGAATAATACGCCAAGTACCCAACAACCAAATCAAAAGAATTAACGCTTATGAAGCTTTCTGAAATTTGTATTGAACGTCCTGTATTTGCTGCTGTATTAAGCTTATTAATTATTGTGTTAGGCTTAGTTGGTTTTAGCTATCTTGAAACCCGTTATTTTCCAAAAATAGAAGAAAACACAGCTTCTGTATCAATTAGTTACTCTGGTGCAAGTCCCTCACTAATGCAAACTAGCATTACCATCCCTGTTGAAAATGCGATCTATTCTGTTGATGGTTTAAAATCAATGACATCAACAAGTGCCTATGGAAGCACAACAATTAATCTCACCTTTTATCCAAACACCAATATGACAAAGGCTGTTGGTGATGTTAGAGATGCTATTGCAAGCATCACTGCACAACAACTACCACCGGATGCAGATACGCCTACAATTAGCACCGATGGTGTTGAACGCCCTGTATTAAATATTGGATTTATCGACAACCAATTAACACCAGCACAAATCAATGATTATGTTTCACAATATATTGTGCCACAGTTTCTTGAAATTCCAGGTATGGGTGCAGCATGGACTTATGGCGCAAGTAGTTATGCAATGCGTATCTGGCTTAATCCAGAAAAAATGGCAGCTTTAGGCATTACTGTCTCTGATGTACAAAATGTGCTTAATAGCAATAATATTTCCTTCTCAGGTGGTAGTATCCAAGGCAAAAGCCGAAATTTCTCAATTGTTTCAGATACTGATTTAAAAACACCTGAACAATTCAAAAGAATGATTATAAAAACAACTAACAATCAAATCGTTCGCCTAGGTGATATTGCAGATGTGCAACTTGGTAGTCGTAGCTTAATTGACTCACCCATGCGTATTAATGGTAAAAATGCAATTGACCTTGAATTAAGACCTACAGATCAAGCCAACCCAATTAACGTTGCTGATTTATCTAAAAATGTAATGAAAAAAGTACAGTCTAAATTGCCTAAAGATATGACGATGTTTATTACCTATGATCAGTCAACTTTTCTACTACATTCTATTGATGACAGTTATAAAACATTAATCGAAGCCATTCTACTTGTGATGCTGGTTGTTTTTGTATTTTTGGGCTCAATACGCGCATCTTTTATTCCCATTGTCACCATACCTATCTGTGTTATTGGTGCATTTGGTATTATGTTATTATTTGGTTTTTCGATTAATGTGATTACCCTTTTAGCAATTATTTTAGCTATCGGCCTTGTGGTTGATGATGCTATTGTTATGCTTGAGAATATTCACCGTCATATTGAGATGGGCAAACCACCTAAAATTGCTGCCATTGAAGGTAGTAAAGAAATTGGCTTTTCAATTATTGCAATGACATTAACATTAGCTGCTGTTTATGCACCAATTGGTTTTTCTAGTGGCTTTACTGCTGCTGTTTTTAGAGAGTTTGCTTTTACACTAGCTGGTGCTGTTGTCATTTCAGGCTTTGTTGCATTAACTGCCTCACCTATGATGTGTTCTTTAATCCTACGCTCAAAGCAGAAAGAGTCAAAAATTGAACGCTTACTTGAACGAATATTTGAACGTGTAAACCAAAGCTATCAACGCTTACTCAGCCAAGCATTAAAAATACGTTACTGGATTGTTGGCATATTAGTTGGACTTGCTTTTATCGGTTATGCACTCTATAACATCACACCACAGTCTTTTATTCCTAAAGAAGATATTGGTTACTTTACTGCTTCAATTACATCACCCCCAGGTGCTACTGTCCCTTATACCAATTATTATATGGAGCAATTAGAAAAACATGTTTATCAAAAAAATAAGGATATATTAAGTAATGCAGCATTTATATTCTCTGGTAGCGCTGATAACTTTGTTACGATGAAACCTTGGGGCATTAGAGATCAATCAACTTTTGATGTAATCAAAGAACTAACACCATTGGTAGATAGTATCCCTGGTATTAAAACAAATTTTTCAATTCCAGACCCTGTAAGCTTTGGCTCTGATACCGATAGCTCAGATATTATTGTCTATATTATGAGTTTAGGTAATTATAATTCTTTACTTAAATCTTCAGATAAAATTACCCACGCATTTAAACAATTACCAGCGCTTATAAATGTTGATAATAGCCTTAAATTTAATAATTATGTTTATCAGATTTCATTTAAGCGCAATCAAGCAGCTATGGTTGGAGTTAACCCTCAAGATATTGCCGATACATTTAGTTTACTGATGAGCGGTAAGCACATTACCAACGTTTTAACACCGACAACAACCTACCCTGTTATTGTACAAATGAATTTAAAAGATTTAAGAACATTTGGCAGTCTAAATAAAATCTATGTCCCAAGTAAAACTAATCAAATGATACCGCTTGCTAATCTCGTTAATTTTGACACAAGCATCCGTCAAAGCAGTTTACTACGCTATAACCGCATGAATGCTGCTAAAATATCTGCAAATCTTGCACCAGGTTACAGCTTATCTGAAGCTCAAAGTGAAATTGCTAAAGTATTAGCCCAAGACTTAAAACCCAATGAACGTTCTACCTATGGTGGTAGGCTACAAGCTTATTTAGACTCAGCTGGCACAATGGTTGGGTTATTTGCGTTAGCTATTGTATTTATTTACCTGGTTTTAGCAGCACAATTTGAAAGTTTTGTTGACCCATTTATTATTCTTCTAACCGTACCTTTATCAATTGTTGGTGCATTAATTACCATCTTATTAATTGGTGGCAGCTTAAATCTATATACCAATATTGGCTTAATAACACTTGTTGGTTTAATTAGTAAACATGGTATCTTAATTACACAGTTTTCAAATGAGTGTTTAAATAAAGGCCTTAGCTTAAAAGAGGCGGTTATTAAAGGTGCTGTGATTCGACTAAGACCCATTCTTATGACAACCTTTGCTATGGTTTTAGGCTCAATTCCTTTAGCACTTGCTTCAGGCCCAGGCTCAATTAGCAATTCACAAATTGGTGCGATTATCGTTGGTGGCTTATTATTCGGTACATTATTTTCATTATTTA comes from the bacterium SCSIO 12844 genome and includes:
- a CDS encoding efflux RND transporter periplasmic adaptor subunit; this translates as MRQISIKRLYILFYLSISWLLFSNTSYANIQKPISVNIAKATMITVPEEINAVGHIQAIQQVNLSFGNDGKLTEKYFNNGDRVLKGEVIAKLDTTQDEADLQSLQAKLNIAQQTYQRMQILAKSGAVSKETLDQKKAILVEAQTELDKQKNELQDDILVAPFSGVLSSFQYDVGAYITSGTTLVQLTQQAPVKVDFSIPADLKPKIALGDQVLVSSSIYPKKRFHGVVSYLSPTINSATGTIALEANIANKNYLLTPGMFVDVSQLINSDRKILTVPDTAVQADQNGQFVFVVNKNNTVKKVYIKQGIVRNGWSQILSGIQSGTNVVSIGAFKLIDGDHITVSKISPPPTSKHSLLPHIEHNATDATIIPNQKHDANEEQPTNNTPSTQQPNQKN
- a CDS encoding efflux RND transporter permease subunit, giving the protein MKLSEICIERPVFAAVLSLLIIVLGLVGFSYLETRYFPKIEENTASVSISYSGASPSLMQTSITIPVENAIYSVDGLKSMTSTSAYGSTTINLTFYPNTNMTKAVGDVRDAIASITAQQLPPDADTPTISTDGVERPVLNIGFIDNQLTPAQINDYVSQYIVPQFLEIPGMGAAWTYGASSYAMRIWLNPEKMAALGITVSDVQNVLNSNNISFSGGSIQGKSRNFSIVSDTDLKTPEQFKRMIIKTTNNQIVRLGDIADVQLGSRSLIDSPMRINGKNAIDLELRPTDQANPINVADLSKNVMKKVQSKLPKDMTMFITYDQSTFLLHSIDDSYKTLIEAILLVMLVVFVFLGSIRASFIPIVTIPICVIGAFGIMLLFGFSINVITLLAIILAIGLVVDDAIVMLENIHRHIEMGKPPKIAAIEGSKEIGFSIIAMTLTLAAVYAPIGFSSGFTAAVFREFAFTLAGAVVISGFVALTASPMMCSLILRSKQKESKIERLLERIFERVNQSYQRLLSQALKIRYWIVGILVGLAFIGYALYNITPQSFIPKEDIGYFTASITSPPGATVPYTNYYMEQLEKHVYQKNKDILSNAAFIFSGSADNFVTMKPWGIRDQSTFDVIKELTPLVDSIPGIKTNFSIPDPVSFGSDTDSSDIIVYIMSLGNYNSLLKSSDKITHAFKQLPALINVDNSLKFNNYVYQISFKRNQAAMVGVNPQDIADTFSLLMSGKHITNVLTPTTTYPVIVQMNLKDLRTFGSLNKIYVPSKTNQMIPLANLVNFDTSIRQSSLLRYNRMNAAKISANLAPGYSLSEAQSEIAKVLAQDLKPNERSTYGGRLQAYLDSAGTMVGLFALAIVFIYLVLAAQFESFVDPFIILLTVPLSIVGALITILLIGGSLNLYTNIGLITLVGLISKHGILITQFSNECLNKGLSLKEAVIKGAVIRLRPILMTTFAMVLGSIPLALASGPGSISNSQIGAIIVGGLLFGTLFSLFIVPVAYLLLSPLDHKKRRLMRLK